In Naumovozyma castellii chromosome 1, complete genome, one DNA window encodes the following:
- the TUL1 gene encoding ubiquitin-protein ligase TUL1 (ancestral locus Anc_2.545) codes for MEINGNTLILIVLILYLFFSSPGGNGVSSKYEYNQIEKLKDHLSSEYQTFQKMSFRDNFRNITGLKLSYQDIITNPSINATYPIAGKDYDNWIHNQTYELLPDEIIQKISTKVWNVSDNNLTNFYPPNITSTLMGQINLVSNNEYSQLRMPVPRYFEPATDFAQDDPPEGDSYFTDWPNYGELHNVTFQKGELSIQITHINKVSDTISGYGKKFFNSQDENWKLLRLRIEFFDKLESEKHTMNPIAIYDIRRGRILSMSQSSKFHSLFSLPHYMSVGGGLDKGDDETIFNETKALINDYWNGSNYIDTLTMGDLDTLYDNALSKCEYTVFLQLAPWNQFDKDQMKKIDEELNWPLGRPVNLTKLPPVSIQSGLLYSPDCGVELQFNDASGVRYELKVKTIRSHILLGLLLFAGQIYLLLCQMQHTNTPSSINKISFYSFSMINLVDGSLATLYLIASSVLPELYLPLILSSFSSFILASIFETRYLISIYTSQANERGVSIITLLRGNAENNDEERVTNADIPDDASIGASLYGRFFFSLIIFTFLILSSTSWPRKIRMTFEYICIIILNSYWVPQIFRNVIKGLAPRRERRRNNSPINRRQHQTPLLWKFIIGTTIIRTVPIVYVFTYSSNIFRHHRDPRFVVFLSLWLLFQLSIMYSQDILGARWFLPQHSIPEGYIYFKPVSLAHLAKHEGASKHTADCAICMSEVPVYIEEAEETHNIDQHSYMVTPCDHIFHTDCLENWMGYKLQCPVCRTPLPPI; via the coding sequence ATGGAGATTAATGGTAACACTTTAATACTGATAGTTTTGATCCTCTATCTGTTCTTTTCATCCCCGGGGGGCAATGGAGTGTCGTCGAAATACGAATataatcaaattgaaaagcTGAAGGATCATCTTTCGTCAGAATATCAAACGTTCCAAAAAATGTCATTTAGGGATAATTTTCGAAATATTACAGGTCTAAAACTCAGTTATCAGGATATAATAACAAATCCCAGCATTAATGCTACATACCCAATTGCAGGGAAAGATTATGATAATTGGATACATAATCAAACATATGAATTATTACCAGAcgaaattattcaaaagattAGTACAAAGGTGTGGAATGTTTCAGATAATAACCTAACTAATTTTTATCCGCCAAACATCACCAGCACTTTAATGGGACAGATTAATCTAGtttctaataatgaatacAGCCAACTGAGGATGCCGGTTCCTAGATATTTCGAACCTGCTACAGATTTTGCACAAGATGACCCCCCTGAAGGAGACTCCTATTTCACTGATTGGCCAAATTATGGTGAATTACATAATGTTACTTTTCAAAAGGGAGAATTAAGCATTCAAATTACTCATATTAATAAAGTGTCGGATACAATCAGTGGATATGGTaagaaattcttcaattccCAGGACGAAAACTGGAAATTATTACGGTTAAGAATTGAgttctttgataaattggaaagCGAAAAACACACCATGAACCCGATTGCTATCTATGATATAAGGAGAGGTagaatattatcaatgTCACAGAGTTCTAAATTCCATTCTCTTTTCTCCTTGCCTCATTATATGAGTGTTGGCGGTGGACTCGATAAgggtgatgatgaaaccATATTCAATGAAACCAAGGCCCTCATCAATGATTATTGGAATGGCTCAAACTATATTGATACCCTAACAATGGGAGATTTGGATACTCTGTATGATAATGCCTTATCGAAATGTGAATATACCGTATTCCTTCAGTTGGCACCTTGGAatcaatttgataaagatcaaatgaaaaaaatagatgaagaattaaattggCCACTTGGAAGACCTGTAAATTTAACGAAACTACCACCAGTATCTATTCAGTCGGGACTCCTTTATTCTCCAGATTGTGGAGTTGAGCTACAATTTAATGACGCCTCTGGCGTTAGGTATGAACTTAAAGTAAAAACAATTCGTTCCCATATCCTTTTAGGATTACTTTTATTTGCAGGTCAGatttatttgttattaTGCCAGATGCAGCACACCAATACGCCTTCAAGTATCAATAAGATATCCTTCTAttccttttcaatgattAACTTAGTCGATGGATCGTTGGCAACGCTTTATTTGATTGCTTCAAGTGTCTTACCAGAACTATATCTTCCCTTGATACTAAGTTCCTTTTCCTCCTTTATATTAGCATCGATTTTTGAAACAAGATATCTTATTTCAATATACACATCACAAGCAAATGAACGTGGTGTCAGTATAATAACTTTGTTACGTGGTAATGCTGAAAATAACGACGAGGAGAGAGTTACAAATGCAGATATACCCGATGATGCTTCTATTGGAGCCAGTCTATACGGGagatttttcttctccttaATAATCTTCACCTTCCTTATATTGAGTTCAACTTCCTGGCCACGTAAAATAAGAATGACATTCGAATATATTTGcataattattttgaattcataTTGGGTTCctcaaatatttagaaaTGTTATTAAGGGATTGGCACCAAGACGAGAACGTAGAAGAAATAATTCTCCAATCAATAGAAGACAACACCAAACACCGTTATTATGGAAGTTCATTATTGGTACTACAATTATCAGAACTGTGCCTATAGTATATGTTTTCACATACTCGTCCAATATATTTAGACATCATAGAGATCCACGTTTTGTTGTCTTTCTATCACTATGGTTACTGTTCCAACTTTCTATCATGTATTCGCAGGATATATTAGGTGCACGTTGGTTCCTACCACAACATAGCATACCTGAAggatatatatatttcaaaccAGTATCCTTAGCGCATTTGGCAAAACATGAGGGAGCATCTAAACACACTGCAGATTGTGCTATTTGTATGTCAGAAGTCCCTGTTTATATCgaagaagctgaagaaACACACAATATAGATCAGCATTCTTACATGGTGACACCCTGTGATCATATTTTCCACACCGACTGTTTAGAGAACTGGATGGGATACAAACTACAATGTCCGGTATGTAGGACACCGTTACCACCAATTTAA